CGGTCGACCTCGACAAGGTGCTCGCCGAGACCCGCGACGCGCTGGCCATCGCCCTGGAGGAGACCGGGGCGGAGATCACCGCCGACCCGCTGCCGACGCTGCCCGGCGACGCCACCCAGCTCGGCATGCTGCTGCAGAACCTGCTCAGCAACGCGCTCAAGTTCCGCTCCCCCGAGCGGCCGCCGCGGATCGCCGTCACCTCCCGGCGCGAGGGCGACCACTGGGAACTGGCCTTCGCCGACAACGGGATCGGCATCGACCCGGAGTTCGCCGAACGGATCTTCGTCATCTTCCAGCGGCTGCACACCCGCGAGGAGTACCCGGGCAACGGCATCGGCCTCGCCATGTGCAAGAAGATCGTCGAGTTCCACGGCGGCGCCATCGCCGTGGACACCCGGTACACCGGCGGCACCCGGATCGTCCTGACCCTCGCCGCCGAGGCCGCCCCGAAGCCCGCCGACGAGGCGGACCCGGCTTCCGCCGAGGTCCCCGACCCCCGCCCGGCCGCGACCGCCACGGCCGCCGCCGCCACGGCCACCGCAACGGCCACGGCCGCCGGGACCGCCGGGAGCACCCGGTGAACCCGCCCACCACCGCCACCGGGGACCGGCCGCAACTGAACGCGCCGCTCCTCGACCCCGCCTACCGGGTGCTGCTGGTGGAGGACGACCCGGGCGACGCGCTGCTGGTCGAGGAACTCCTGCTGGACACCGGCCTGGAGCACTCGCTGGCCTGGCAGCAGACCCTCGCCACCGCCGTCCGGCACCTGTCCACGAACGGCGCCGACTGCGTCCTGCTCGACCTCAACCTGCCCGACGCCACCGGGATGAGCGCGCTGGGCGCCCTGCAGACCGTCCGCCCGGAGACCGCGATCATCGTGCTCACCGGCCTGGACGAGTCCCGGGCCGGCGCCCTGGCGGTCGCCAACGGCGCCCAGGACTACCTGGTCAAGGGCCAGGTCAGCCCCGACCTGCTGACCCGGGTGATCCGCTACGCGGTGCACCGCAAGCAGGCCGAACGGGCCGCCGCCGAACTGCGCGAGAACCGGCTGCGGGCGCACGAGAACACCCGGCTGGAACGCGGCCTGCTGCCCACCCCGCTGCTGCACGGCTCCCCCGTCACCGCCGCCACCCGCTACCTGCCCGGCCGCGAACGCGCCCTGCTCGGCGGCGACTTCCTCGACGTGGTGCGCACCCCCGACGGCACCGTGCACGCGGTGATAGGCGACGTCAGCGGCCACGGCCCCGACGAGGCCGCGCTCGGCGTCTGCCTGCGCATCACCTGGCGCGCCCTCACCCTGGGCGGCCACCGCGGCTCCGACCTGCTGCACCTGCTGGAGGAGGTGCTGATCGCCGAACGCGTCCCCGCCGACAACTTCGCCACCTGCACCATCCTCGAACTGCGGCCCGACCAGCGCGAGTTGACCGTCCACCTGGCCGGCCACCACCCGCCGCTGCTGCTCTCCGGCGGCACCGCCCGGGAGCTGCCCGGCTCGTACGGCCTGGCCCTCGGCATCGCCCCCGGCCTCGGCGACTGGCAGCCCACCCGGCACGCCGTGCCCGCCGACTCCGGCCTGCTGCTCTACACCGACGGTCTGATCGAGGGCCACGCGGGCAGCACGCCGGACGCCCAACGCCTCGGCACCCCGGGCCTGATCGGCCTGATCGACGCGGCTGGCGGCGCCACCGGCGACCGGCTGCTGTCGTACCTGGTGGACCGCGCCCGCACCCTCAACGCGGGCCGGCACTCCGACGACATGGCCCTGCTACAGATCCGCTGGCCCTGAACCCCGGGCGCCCGCCCCGCTCTTCGCGCGGCCGCCCGCGTCGCGCCCGCGTCCCGGCCGTCCCCCGGCCGTCCCCCGGCCGTCCCCCGGCATGCCCCGGGACGGACGGGGTAGCCGCTCGGCGAAGCGCGAACCGACCCGGGGAGGGGCGATGGCGCACACCGACAGCAACACCGTGAGGGCCCTCGGCTGGGCCCGCCGCATGCCGGTCTCCGGTGGCGTGCGGGCCGGCCGCCGCTGGGCCCGCGAACACCTCGACGGACTCGGCTGGAGCACCGACGCCCCCGAGACCGCCGACGCCGTGGTGCTGGTGGTCTCCGAGCTGATCACCAACGCCCACATCCACGCCCACAGCAACGCCGACCTGCTGCTCACCTGGGACGGCTCCTACCTGTACGTCAGCGTGCACGACGACTGCCCGACCCCGCCGCGCCCGCGCCGGGCCGACCTGGGCGCCGTCTCCGGCCGCGGCATGGCCCTGGTGGAACTGCTCGCCGACGACTGGCAGGTCCACCCCGACGACTCGGGCAAGCTCGTCACCGTCCGCTTCCGCGGCCCGGACCAGCCCCCGCAGTGACCCGCCCGGCGCCGGGGTGTCACGCACCGCCGGGCCCGACGCGTTAGCAGGGCATGGATCACTCATCGAACCGGGCGGGGCCGGCCGACGGCCCGGGAACAGCCCGGGCACCGGAGTTCGAGGAATTCGTCGCGGCCCGGGAACGGCACCTGCTGCGGACGGCGTTCCTGCTCACCGGCGGCGACGCCCACCTCGCGGAGGACCTGGTGCAGGAGGCACTGGGCCGGGTCTTCGTGAAGTGGCGGAAGATATCCCGCCTGGAGAACCCGAGCGGGTACGCGCAGACCGTCCTGGTCAACACCTTCCTGTCCCACCGGCGCCGCCGCTCCAGCACCGAGCGGGTCACCGACGTACTGCCGGAGACCGGGGTCGACGACCCGGACCCGGCCCTGCGGCTGACCCTGCTGCGGGCGCTGTCGGCCCTCGCCCCGGCGGACCGGGCGGTGCTCGTGCTGCGGTTCTGGGAGGACCGCAGCGTCGAGGAGACCGCCGGCGTCCTGCGGATCGGCGACGGCGCGGTGCGCACCCGCACCAAGCGCGCCCTGGGCCGACTGCGGACGGTGCTCGGCACCGACCTCGACACCCTGACGGGCCGCCACGCGCCCCTTCCCACCCCAGGCCACGACAAGGCGGTACTCCACCATGCCCACTGACCACGAACTCACCGCCGCCCTGGCCCTGGCCCTGGACGACGCGGCCGAACTCGCCCCCACCACCACCGACGGCCGCCTGGCCGCCGCCGCCCGCCGCTCCGGCCGCCGCCGACGCCACCGCCAGTACGCCCTCACCGGCGCCGCGGCCGTCCTGGCCCTCGGCGCGACCGGCACGATCGTCGGCAACCTCCCGTCCGACTCCACGGGCCCGACGCCGGTACGAGCGGCGGACTCCGTCCCGCCCACGGGCCAACCGAAGTTCACCAGGGCCAACGTTTCACTGCCGTACAACGGGACGCAGCCGGAGTCGGGCCAGATGAACCCGCTGCGCCGCAGCTGGCTGAGCGAGTCGTACAGCATCTCGCTCCTGGACGGGTACACCACCGACGGGCTCGAGGAACTGGTCTGCCCCGACCCGGGGACGATGTACGAGGAGACCTGCGAGCGCTCCGTGCAGCCCGACGGGTCGGTGGTGCTCGTGCGCCGGGGTTTGCCGTACGACCCGGAGAAGCAGGCGGCGGCCGAGGGATACATGGTGCAGGGCGTCCGGGTCTTTCCGAACGGCCACCAGGTGGAGTTGTTCCAGTCCTACCGCGACAAGGCGGCGGAGCCGGTGGTGACGGAGGACGAGTTCGTCGCCGAGTCCGGGCAGGTGGACTTCCCGCAGCTCGACGCCCTTCCGACCGACGCCCCCACCGGGAGCGGTGCCCGGGGCTGAGCCCGCGCGAAGGCCGCTCCCCGGGAACCGTCGTCCGGGGAGCGGCCTTCCGCCGTGCTCGGCCGCGCTCAGCTCTGCTTGATCGCCGAGACGTCGAACTCCAGCACCACCTTGTCGCCGACCAGCACGCCGCCGCCCTCCAGGGCCGCGTTCCAGGTGACGCCGAACTCCTTGCGGCTGATGGTGACCGAGCCCTCCAGGCCCACCCGCAGGTTGCCGTAGGGGTCGACGGCGTTGCCGGTGTACTCGAAGTCGATGGTGACCGACTTGGTGGTGTCCTTGACGGTGAGGTCGCCGGTGACCCGGTAGTCGGTGTCGGACTTCTGCTCGACCTTGGTGGTGCGGAAGGTGATGTCGGGGAAGTTCGGCGCGTCCAGGAAGTCGTTGGTGCGCAGGTGCTGGTCGCGCTGCTCGACGCCGGTGTCGATGCTCTCGGTCTTGATCACGACCTGGCCGGTGGACTTGGTCGGGTCGGCGCCGTCCAGGTGCGCGGTGCCCTCGAACTGGTGGAAGGCGCCGCGCACCTTGGTGACCATGGCGTGGCGGGCGACGAACCCGATCCGGGTGTGGGTCGGGTCCAGGACGTAGTCCCCGGTGAGCTCGGGCAGGCTGACGGTCATGGGCGGCGCTCTCTCCTCGTGGCGGTGCGGGTGCGGGGTCCGGTGGCCGGTCCCCCGCACACGCTAGGCGCTGCTCCCCCGCGCACCGGACGTGACACGCGGTCAGGGGCGTCAGCCGAAGCGGCCGTTGACGTAGTCGGCGGTGCGCTGGTCGGCCGGGTCGGTGAAGAGGCGCTCGGTGGGGCCGGATTCGACGATCCGGCCGGGGGTGTCGTGGGTGGCGAGGAAGAACGCGCAGGACTGCGAGACGCGTTGGGCCTGCTGCATGTTGTGGGTGACGATGACGATGGTGACCCGGTGGCGCAGTTCGGCGATGGTCTCCTCGATCCGGCGGGTGGAGGTCGGGTCGAGCGCGGAGCAGGGTTCGTCCATCAGCAGGATCTCCGGGGAGACCGCCAGCGAGCGGGCGATGCACAGGCGCTGCTGCTGGCCGCCGGAGAGCGCGCCGCCGGGGGTGCCGAGCCGGTTGCTGACCTCGTTCCACAGGCCGGCCCGGCGCAGGCTGGACTCGACCAGGTGGTCGCGCTCCTCGCGACCCGCCCTGATGCCGGACAGCTTGAGCCCGCTGACCACGTTGTCGTACAGCGACATGGCGGGGAACGGGTTGGGGCGCTGGAAGACCATGCCGATCCGGCGGCGCACCTCGGCGGGGCGGCGGCCGGGCGCGTACACGTCCTCGCCCTCCAGCAGCACCTCGCCGGCCAGGGCGGCGCCGCGCACCATCTCGTGCATCCGGTTGAGGATGCGCAGGTAGGTGGACTTGCCGCAGCCGGACGGGCCGATCAGTGCGGTGATCTCGCCGGCCCGCATGGTGAAGGAGACGCGTTCGAGCACCTTGCGCTGGCCGAACCAGGCGCTGACCTCGCGGGTCTCCAGGCCGGACAGCGCGGAGGGGCCCGGCGTCGACGGATCGGCCGGAACGGGCGGCAGCGGCACCGTGGGCGGGTCGTCCCGGTCTCCGGACTTCTGGACGGGGAAGGGGGGTTGGGCGGTCTCGGTCATCGGGGGGCGGTCCTTTCCCGGGGAGCCGGAGGGTCTCAGTAGACGTTGGGGAGCAGGGCGGCGGCGTTCTCGTACACCGACCAGAGCAGGGCGGCGGCCACCGGCGCGAAGCACAGGTAGGCGGCGGAACGGCGCCAGCGGCGGGCCGTGACGACGGCGGCGACGACGGTCAACATCAGCGCCAGCGACCAGAGTTGGAGCGCGGGCAGGGCGCCCTTGTCGGCGGCCAGCACCTTGTCGGTGGCGGTGGCGGCGGGCCGCCCGGCCCCGGCCGGTTCGGGGTCGCCGTCGAGCCGGGCGCCGACCAGCACGGTGCTGGTCGGAATCCAGTCGGAGTCGCCGGTGACCAGGACCAGCCGGTTGGGTGCGGTGTCCTGGATCGGGTGGTCGCCGTCGCCGTAGGCGTTGACGGTGTAGTGGAAGCTGCCCTGGCCGGTGGTGACGTCGATCCGGTCGCCGACCTTGAGCCGGCCGAGGTCGGCGAACGGCGCGCCGAACGCGGTGGAGCGGCCGAACAGGACGGCCACGCCGGGCTGTCCGGGCAGCACGGTGTCGCGCCGGTGGCCGGGGCCGCGCATCAGGTCGCGGCCGGTGGTGCCCTCGAAGACCACGGTCTGGTGCAGGCCCAGGGCGGGGACGTCGAGGACGGCCAGCGGCGCGCCGTCCTCGGCCGGGCCGGTCGGCGCGGTGGCGTTGGCGAGCCGGTCGCGCAGGGTGGCGTAGGCGGTGGCCTGGTGGCGCGCCTCCTGCAAGCCGGACAGCGCGAGCAGGTAGCCGACGAAGCCGAGCAGCAGCACGGCGGCCAGCGTCACCGCCCGGGCGGCGACCGGCAGCCACTGCCGCCGGGGCCGGACGGGCGGGCCGCCCGCAGTGTCAACGGCTTTGGCGGGCACGGCGGTTGTCGACCGTTCGAGGGTGGGCGCGGTCATCTGCTGGTCTCCTCGGGTACGGCGGGCGCTGCGCCCGTGGCGGGCTTCGCGAACGCGGCAGGCTTCGCGAACGCAGCGGGCTTCGCGAACGCGACGGGCGCGGCGTCGACGGTCGGGGCGGTCGGGGCGGTCAGGGCGGTCAGGGCGGTCGGCTGCCGGTTCACCGGCCGCCCGCCGTCCGGTCGCGGCGGCGCCACCAGGCGGCCAGCAGCGGGGGGACGGTGACCACGCCGAGCAGTTCGATCGCGGTGAGCGTGGACAGCAGCCAGTCCTGCGGTCGGCCGCCGAGCGCGACCACCTGGGCGGGTGCGGCACCGCCGCCGCCCGAACTCCCGCCGCCCGCGCTGGAGTCGAGCACCTCACCGGTCTGCGGGTCGATGACCGCCGCACCCCCGTCCCCGGCACCGGCCCCGCCGGAGCCGTCCCCCGCACCGCCACCGCCACCGGCCCCGCCGGAGCCCGCGCCGGAACCGGACCCGGAGCCGCCCGTCCCACCACCACCGCCACTGCCCGAACCGCCCTTGCCGGAACCGGAGTTGGCGCCCGTCTTGACCGCCTGGCCGTTCTGCACGGTGCAGTCCAGCGGAGCGCCCTTCCGGTCGCACGGGCTGGGCTGCGGCGCGTTCTTCAGCACCGTCAGCTCGCCGGCCGAATTGAACGTCGGGTTGGGGCAGTTGTTGAGCGTGTCGGGGTTGACGGGGCTGGCGTTGCCGGGGATGTGCTGGGTCTGCAACAGCCCGCCGCGCACCAGGTTGCGCGGGATCGGCGAGTAGCCGAGGTCGTCGGCCTCGCCCTGCCCGGCGCACAGCACGTAGGCGAGGTAGCGGCTGAGCGCGCTGCCCTTGGCGTCGGTGAACCGCGGCGGCACCGGGAGGGCGGCGTTGGCCCGCGGCACGATCAGGTAGCTGTAGGAGGAGATCGGGTAGGAGCGGGCGTCGCCGTTGCCGTAGACGCCGTCGAGGTTCTGCTGCAGGTAGTCCGGGTCGCTGGTGGGCGTGTCGTCGTCGACGCCGCGGATCTTCGCGGCGGTCAGCGCCACGGCGACGTTGGACGCGGTGGGCAGGGTGTAGTACCCGGCCGGGTTGAGCACCTTGACGACGGGCCAGCCGGTGCGCTTGGCGAACGCGTACTCGTCGTAGCCGATCGCGCCGATGCCGGTCGACGACTGGATGTAGCCGGCCACCACGTCGGAGCCGTTCTGCGAGGTCATCCGGCCCGACGGCGGGTAGAACTCGGTGTACTCGCCGCAGCTGACGCCGTTGACCTTGACGCAGTAGGCGTCCCACTCGGCCTGGTGGGTGTGCTCCATCCAGCGGGTGAACTGGGCGGTGGCACCGGAGCCGTCGGAGCGCACCACCGGGGTGATCGGGACCTTCGGCAGCGCCCTGCCGTAGTCGGCGGTGATCTTCGGGTCGTCCCAGGAGGTGATCCGGTTGGTGAAGATGCCGACGATGGTGTCCGGCGACAGCCGCAGGTCGGTGATCTTCTTGCCGCCGAGCTCCAGGTGGTACATCAGCGCGGTGCCGCCGGCCGTGATCGGGACGTACGAGTACCCGTACACCGGGTTCTCCGCGCCGCCGAGGCCGCTGCCCGCCTTGCTCGGGTCGACGCCGTTGTCCCGCTTGCTGCGGAACGGCACGTCGGAGGCGGTGAAGTCGTCCTGGTTGATCGTCCACTGGACGCGCCCGGCCGCCGAGCCGCTCGGGTTGAAGTCGATCTCGATGCCCATCGGGCCGACGTCGCGCCGCCACTGGTCGATCGCCGGGCCGGCCCAGCTGGAGCCGTCGGCCTTCAGCGCGGTGGAGGCGGCGTACGCCGGGGACGCGCCGAGCAGCGCGGTGGGCAGGGCCAGCGCGGCGGCGAGCAGCGCGGTGGCCAGGTGACGGATGCGCACGGGACGGGTCTTCCTTCTGTGACGTGTCATCGGTTCTCCCTCGCCGGGGCGGTCATGGCCGGCGCGGTCATGGCCGGCGCGGTCATGGCCGGCGCGGTCATGGCCGGCGCGGGCGCGGGCCCGGACACGGCGGCGTCCGGGGCGGCTGCGGTGCGGGCCCGGCGCCGCGGGCGGCGGGTGGGCCGGTCGACGGGGGTGCGGTGGCGGCCCAGGACGCGGGCGGTGACGAACAGCACCAGCACCACGACCATCAGGGTCAGCGCGCCGGCGAACGCCCGGGCCACCATGTCGGGGTAGGGCTGCTTGACGTAGTTCCAGATGTACAGCGGCAGGCTGGCCTGGTTGTCGTGCAGCGGGTCGAGGTTCATCCGGGCGGTGAACCCGGCGGTGAGCAGCACCGGGGAGGTCTCGCCGACGCCGCGCGCCATGCCGAGCACCACGGCGGTGGTCAGGCCGGGCCGGGCGGTGGGCAGCACCACGTGCCACACGGTGCGCCACTGGCCGGCGCCGAGCGCGTAGGAGGCCTCCTTGAGGGTGCCGGGGACGAGCCGGACGACCACCTCGGCGGCGCGGGTGACGATCGGCGTCATCATCACGGTCAGCGCGAGCGAGGCGGCCAGTCCGCTCTTCTCGGCGCCCAGGGTGAGGATGACCACGCCGAGCACGAACAGGCCGGCCACCACGGACGGCAGCGCGGTCATCGCCTCGACCAGCGCCCGGACGGGCTTGACGAAGCGGGCGCCGCGCCGGGTGTTCCCGGCCTCGACCAGGAAGACCGCGGTGAGGATGCCGAGCGGGACGGAGAACAGGGTGGCCAGACCGAGCTGTTCGAGCGAGCCGACCACGGCGTGCAGGCAGCCGCCGGAGGTGATCGGCGACAGCGGGGCGGTGGTGCGCATCGTCTCGGTAAAGAAGTTCCAGTGCCGGGCGGCGTCCAGGCCGCGGACGGCGACGTAGCCGATCTGCTCGACGATGACGGCGACCACCAGCAGGCCGGAGCTCCAGGCCAGCGCGGTGGCCAGGCGTTCGCGGACGGTCAGGGCGTCCCACTGGAGCCGCCCGACCAGGGTGTACAGGGCCAGGAACAGCAGGTACCAGCAGAGCAGGAAGCCGAACGCGCCGCTGAACGGCAGGACCCGCTCGTACAGCAGCCAGTCCAGGGCGAGCGAGCCGGTGGCCGAGCCGAGCAGGGTGAGCACCTCCTCGCGGGTGGTGCCGCCGAGCTTGACCCTCCGCTGCTCGGGCGGTTCGGGCTGCTCTGGTTGCTCGGGCCGGACCGGCTGCCGGGTCGAGCCGGGCGCGGTCTCGGGGACGGCCTCGGGGACGGCCTCGGGGACGGTCTTGGCGAGTGCGGGATTCATCGGTCTCCTCCGGTCAGTCCGAGGTCGAGGCGCCGGACCGGGACCGGCTGATGACGAACCCGGCGGCCACGTTGACCAGCAGGGTGAGGGTGAACAGCACCAGTCCGGCGGCCATCAGCGCGGACAGCGAGAGGCTGTCGGACTCGCTGAAGCGCAGGGCGATCAGCGCGGAGATCGAGCCGCTGCCGTTCTCCAGGACGTGCCAGGAGAGCCGGAACACCGGGGAGATGATCAGCGCGACGGCGATGGTCTCGCCCATCGCGCGGCCGAAGCCGAGCATCACCGCGCCGATCACGCCGCCGCGCCCGAACGGCAGCACCACGGTGCGCACCATCCCCCAGCGGGTCGAGCCGAGCGCGTAGGCGCCCTCCCGCTCGCCGGCCGGGGCCTGGGAGAACACTTCGCGGCTGAGCGAGGTGATGATCGGGATGATCATCAGCGAGACCACTGTCCCGGCGATGAACGTCGAGGAGGTGTACGAGGTCGGGGTGTCGCCGGTGCGCACCCGCAGGAACGGCAGCGGCCCGCCGAGGTGGTTGGCCAGCCAGCGGCACAGGCCGACGATGCGCGGCTGGAGGAAGAACAGGCCCCACAGCCCGTAGACGATGCTGGGGATCGCGGCCATCAGGTCGACCAGCGAGACCAGCGCGGGCCGCAGCCGGACGGGCGCGTACTCGGAGATGAACAGCGCCGCGGTGAGCGAGACCGGGACGGCGATGCACAGCGCGATGAGCGCGATCAGGATGCCGTTGGGCAGCACGGCGGCGATGCCGAAGGTGTGCGCGGCGGTGCGCCAGTTCTGCTCGGTGAGGAAGGACCAGCCGACGGCGCGCAGCGCCTCGGTGCCGCGCATCAGCAGGAAGAAGGCGATCAGTCCCATCAGCACGAACACCGAGAGCCCGGCGGCGCGCAGCACGCCGCGGAAGGTCCGGTCGGCGGGCGAGGCGGGGGCGCTGATCCGGCGGGGCCGGTCGGGGTCGGGCGTCGGTGGCGGGACGCGGGTGTCCGTCGGCTGGACGGCGGCTGTCATGGTGTCAACTCTCCGCGCGGTGAGGGTTCCTGGGGTGCACGACCGGACGGCCCTCAGCGGGCCGGGGTCGCTCCGGGTGGGTCGGGGTCGCTCCGAGCGCCGGGGCGCTCCGAGCGGGCCTGGGTCGGTCAGTACCGGGGGCGCTCCGAGTGCCGGGCTTCTCCGAGTGGGCCCGGGTCGGTTCGCGTGGGCCGGACGGGCGCGCGGGGCGCCCGTCCGGCGGGCGGGTCAGCCGCGGCGGGTCAGCCGCGACCAGAGCCGCCCGGTACCGCGGCGGAGGTTCGCGCCGGCGGTGGTGCCGCCGAGGAACAGTGCCGCGGGTCCGCCGACCAGCAGGACGGCGCCGGTGGCGAGGATCACGGGCAGCAGCAGCCTGGCCATCCCGGCCCGGTCGGCCGCGGCCGACCGGGCGGCGGCGAGGCCGGGCGAGGCGCTGCTGCCGGGCGGGCCGGAGGCGGCGGCGCTCTGCGCGGTGGCGCCCGCGGCGCCCGCGCCACCGGTGTCGCCGCCGGTGGAGCCGGAGCCGCCGTCACCGTACGGGCCGGTGCCGCCCGTACCGCCGGAGCCGCCGGAGCCGCCCGTCCCGCCGGTGGAGCCGGAGCCGCCACCGGTGGAGCCGCCGCTGCCGCCCCCGTCGACCTCGGTGCCGGGCGCCTTGCCGGGCTGCGCGCTGTCCTGGGCGGCGACGTGGTCCGCGGCGGACTTCGCCTGGGATACCTGAGCCTTCGTCAGATCGGCGTAACCGACGGCGAGTTGGCCCGGACCGCGACCGTAGACCTGCCCCTTGCCCGGGTCGGTGACGCTGCTCACGAACCTGCTCACCGCGGCGGCCTTGGCCCCGCCGAGGCCCTCGGTGGGCACCATCGCATACTGCACCATGGTCAGCGGGTACGCCTTCGGGTCCTTCGCGTAGGCGGAGTTCCCGTCGTCGTACGGGAGCCGCTGGGTGCCGGTGGCCTCGTCGAACGGCATGTCCTGGGCGGCGGCCCGCATCGCGGTGATCGTCGGTGTGGTGAACGCGCCTGCCCCGTTGGGGAGTTCGGCCTCGGGCAGGTTCATCGCCTGGGCGCCGCCGCTGTCCATGACCGCGAACAGCGCCCGGCTGCCCGGCGCCATGGCGAAGCACTTGTCGTGCTGACCGTCGGCGTTGACGTAGGGCAGCTGGCAGGACAGCCGGTTCTCCAGCACCATCCGCAGCACCTGGCCGAGCCCGCCGAGCACGGGGTTCCACTCGTACTGCTTGTGGTTGTTGAGGCCCGAGTAGTCCAGCGTCTGGAACGAGTCGACCGGGTAGCCGGGGAAGCTCGACGGCAGGAACTTCGTGTTGATCCGGGTGCCCCACGGGTCGGCGGCGCCCTGGAGGAACTGCGCGGCGTCCGGGTCCGCGACGATCCACTCGGTCAGCCGGTGCACCAGGTCGGTGGTGCCGCCGACGACCACCGGCTCGGTGTTGGCGACGTTGCCGCAGGCGGGCCAGGTCACGTCGGGCGCGACGTCGGCGTTGAGCTTGCGGAACTCCTCGTCGTCGAACATGCAGAGCGGGTTGCCCCGGACGGTGTCGGTGTCGTCCGCGTTGTAGTGCCGGTAGGTCTGGGTGAGCATCTTCGCCAGCAGCCGCTGGTTGAGCCGCACCCGGCGGACCTGCCGGTGGGTGGAGCTGTCGTCGATGACGAAGACCACCGAGACCGCGGTGTTGGCGAGCGGCGCGTAGACGTACGGGCGGGTCGGCGGGTCGCTGCTCGGGATCGAGGTCAGCGCGACGTCCGCGCCGGACCTGCGCAGGAACGCCGACCGGGCCTGCGGCTCGCCGTTGCCGACGGAGTACTGCACCCGCAGCGGGTCGCTCTCCAGGCAGCTGCCGGTGCGCCACTGCTGCATCGCCCGGTCGGCCATCTCCAGGCCGATCGCGGAGAAGTCCGAGTCGCCGGCCGTGCAGGAGTCGGGGGTCGGCGCGAACTCCAGCGGGACGGTGACGTGCCGCTGCCAGGCGCAGGACTCGCCGGCGGGGAAACCGGCCTGGTTGCCCCGCGTCGTCTGCAGGAAGGAGGCGTCCGAGGCGGTGTCGATGTCGAAGTCGATGTCCCGCGTGTGGTCGTCGCAGTTGATCACCACGTCGGGGTAGGCGTTGGCCCCGAGCGAGTCGCCGCCGTAGTTCGGCTCGATCACCAGCGAGCACTTGTGGGTGGCGTCGCAGCCGAGGGTCTGGCTCTGCGCCGAGGTCCAGAGCTCGATGTCCGCCTCGCCGGTGCCGTCCGGGCGGGTCGCCGCGATCACCATGTTCGACGCGAACTCCG
The window above is part of the Kitasatospora sp. NA04385 genome. Proteins encoded here:
- a CDS encoding PP2C family protein-serine/threonine phosphatase; protein product: MNAPLLDPAYRVLLVEDDPGDALLVEELLLDTGLEHSLAWQQTLATAVRHLSTNGADCVLLDLNLPDATGMSALGALQTVRPETAIIVLTGLDESRAGALAVANGAQDYLVKGQVSPDLLTRVIRYAVHRKQAERAAAELRENRLRAHENTRLERGLLPTPLLHGSPVTAATRYLPGRERALLGGDFLDVVRTPDGTVHAVIGDVSGHGPDEAALGVCLRITWRALTLGGHRGSDLLHLLEEVLIAERVPADNFATCTILELRPDQRELTVHLAGHHPPLLLSGGTARELPGSYGLALGIAPGLGDWQPTRHAVPADSGLLLYTDGLIEGHAGSTPDAQRLGTPGLIGLIDAAGGATGDRLLSYLVDRARTLNAGRHSDDMALLQIRWP
- a CDS encoding ATP-binding protein, which codes for MAHTDSNTVRALGWARRMPVSGGVRAGRRWAREHLDGLGWSTDAPETADAVVLVVSELITNAHIHAHSNADLLLTWDGSYLYVSVHDDCPTPPRPRRADLGAVSGRGMALVELLADDWQVHPDDSGKLVTVRFRGPDQPPQ
- a CDS encoding SigE family RNA polymerase sigma factor; this encodes MDHSSNRAGPADGPGTARAPEFEEFVAARERHLLRTAFLLTGGDAHLAEDLVQEALGRVFVKWRKISRLENPSGYAQTVLVNTFLSHRRRRSSTERVTDVLPETGVDDPDPALRLTLLRALSALAPADRAVLVLRFWEDRSVEETAGVLRIGDGAVRTRTKRALGRLRTVLGTDLDTLTGRHAPLPTPGHDKAVLHHAH
- a CDS encoding YceI family protein, which gives rise to MTVSLPELTGDYVLDPTHTRIGFVARHAMVTKVRGAFHQFEGTAHLDGADPTKSTGQVVIKTESIDTGVEQRDQHLRTNDFLDAPNFPDITFRTTKVEQKSDTDYRVTGDLTVKDTTKSVTIDFEYTGNAVDPYGNLRVGLEGSVTISRKEFGVTWNAALEGGGVLVGDKVVLEFDVSAIKQS
- a CDS encoding phosphate ABC transporter ATP-binding protein, with product MTETAQPPFPVQKSGDRDDPPTVPLPPVPADPSTPGPSALSGLETREVSAWFGQRKVLERVSFTMRAGEITALIGPSGCGKSTYLRILNRMHEMVRGAALAGEVLLEGEDVYAPGRRPAEVRRRIGMVFQRPNPFPAMSLYDNVVSGLKLSGIRAGREERDHLVESSLRRAGLWNEVSNRLGTPGGALSGGQQQRLCIARSLAVSPEILLMDEPCSALDPTSTRRIEETIAELRHRVTIVIVTHNMQQAQRVSQSCAFFLATHDTPGRIVESGPTERLFTDPADQRTADYVNGRFG
- a CDS encoding sortase, whose protein sequence is MTAPTLERSTTAVPAKAVDTAGGPPVRPRRQWLPVAARAVTLAAVLLLGFVGYLLALSGLQEARHQATAYATLRDRLANATAPTGPAEDGAPLAVLDVPALGLHQTVVFEGTTGRDLMRGPGHRRDTVLPGQPGVAVLFGRSTAFGAPFADLGRLKVGDRIDVTTGQGSFHYTVNAYGDGDHPIQDTAPNRLVLVTGDSDWIPTSTVLVGARLDGDPEPAGAGRPAATATDKVLAADKGALPALQLWSLALMLTVVAAVVTARRWRRSAAYLCFAPVAAALLWSVYENAAALLPNVY
- a CDS encoding substrate-binding domain-containing protein codes for the protein MRIRHLATALLAAALALPTALLGASPAYAASTALKADGSSWAGPAIDQWRRDVGPMGIEIDFNPSGSAAGRVQWTINQDDFTASDVPFRSKRDNGVDPSKAGSGLGGAENPVYGYSYVPITAGGTALMYHLELGGKKITDLRLSPDTIVGIFTNRITSWDDPKITADYGRALPKVPITPVVRSDGSGATAQFTRWMEHTHQAEWDAYCVKVNGVSCGEYTEFYPPSGRMTSQNGSDVVAGYIQSSTGIGAIGYDEYAFAKRTGWPVVKVLNPAGYYTLPTASNVAVALTAAKIRGVDDDTPTSDPDYLQQNLDGVYGNGDARSYPISSYSYLIVPRANAALPVPPRFTDAKGSALSRYLAYVLCAGQGEADDLGYSPIPRNLVRGGLLQTQHIPGNASPVNPDTLNNCPNPTFNSAGELTVLKNAPQPSPCDRKGAPLDCTVQNGQAVKTGANSGSGKGGSGSGGGGGTGGSGSGSGAGSGGAGGGGGAGDGSGGAGAGDGGAAVIDPQTGEVLDSSAGGGSSGGGGAAPAQVVALGGRPQDWLLSTLTAIELLGVVTVPPLLAAWWRRRDRTAGGR
- the pstA gene encoding phosphate ABC transporter permease PstA, with protein sequence MNPALAKTVPEAVPEAVPETAPGSTRQPVRPEQPEQPEPPEQRRVKLGGTTREEVLTLLGSATGSLALDWLLYERVLPFSGAFGFLLCWYLLFLALYTLVGRLQWDALTVRERLATALAWSSGLLVVAVIVEQIGYVAVRGLDAARHWNFFTETMRTTAPLSPITSGGCLHAVVGSLEQLGLATLFSVPLGILTAVFLVEAGNTRRGARFVKPVRALVEAMTALPSVVAGLFVLGVVILTLGAEKSGLAASLALTVMMTPIVTRAAEVVVRLVPGTLKEASYALGAGQWRTVWHVVLPTARPGLTTAVVLGMARGVGETSPVLLTAGFTARMNLDPLHDNQASLPLYIWNYVKQPYPDMVARAFAGALTLMVVVLVLFVTARVLGRHRTPVDRPTRRPRRRARTAAAPDAAVSGPAPAPAMTAPAMTAPAMTAPAMTAPARENR